A genomic stretch from Desulfotignum balticum DSM 7044 includes:
- a CDS encoding PAS domain S-box protein: MKNITAEEKFNALRRQAEALMAKPDYSKRSVALDDPLQLIHELQTFQIELELQNEELLRAQQELMEFKIHYTQLYDFTPVGYVTLDAKGKIFDANMTLARMLETERGALVNRSLSDHILSQDQDIYYLHLQALFTYKKRQICDLKMKKKEGAFLDVQLESTAIPESCQGEARFRTVIIDVSDRKRTERLLKYGRHQLESVLNRIESSVYVADMTSHKILFMNTYMKKKHQADLTGQVCWAAIHGKQTGPCDICNNDTLVDEDGNPTEPCIWEVYDQESDQWHELTSLAVPWTDGRLVRLEIARDITRRKKAEKQQKEITLTLEEKVKQRTAELEDMNATLRILLKKREEDKNEIGENIFANHKLILAPIIENLKKNLTLESQKDMMDILETELKNIISPFSKKLSDHMVNLTPMEIHVADLVKFGKTNKEISEITHSSIHTISRHRENIRKKIGLKNKKINLRSFLLTLE, from the coding sequence ATGAAAAATATAACAGCCGAAGAAAAATTCAATGCATTGCGCCGGCAGGCGGAAGCATTGATGGCAAAACCGGATTATTCAAAACGATCGGTCGCGTTGGACGACCCGCTCCAGTTAATTCATGAACTCCAGACCTTCCAGATTGAACTGGAACTGCAAAACGAAGAGCTTCTCCGGGCCCAGCAGGAATTGATGGAATTTAAAATCCATTATACCCAGTTGTATGATTTCACGCCTGTGGGATATGTCACCCTGGATGCAAAAGGAAAGATCTTCGATGCCAACATGACCCTGGCCCGGATGCTGGAAACGGAAAGGGGTGCTCTTGTCAACCGGTCCCTTTCCGACCATATCCTTTCTCAGGACCAGGATATTTATTACCTGCACCTGCAAGCACTTTTTACGTACAAAAAAAGACAGATCTGTGACCTTAAAATGAAAAAAAAGGAGGGGGCTTTTCTGGATGTGCAGCTGGAAAGCACGGCGATCCCGGAGTCCTGTCAGGGGGAAGCCCGGTTTCGCACCGTCATCATTGATGTCTCCGACCGGAAGCGCACCGAGCGGTTACTCAAATACGGCCGGCATCAATTGGAATCGGTTCTGAACCGGATTGAATCCAGTGTCTATGTGGCGGACATGACCTCCCATAAAATTCTTTTTATGAACACGTACATGAAAAAAAAGCACCAGGCAGATCTGACCGGCCAGGTCTGCTGGGCAGCCATCCATGGAAAGCAGACCGGGCCCTGTGACATCTGTAACAACGACACGCTGGTGGATGAAGACGGCAACCCCACAGAGCCATGTATCTGGGAAGTTTACGACCAGGAATCTGATCAATGGCATGAACTGACCAGCCTGGCCGTCCCGTGGACCGACGGCCGGCTGGTGCGCCTGGAAATCGCCAGGGACATCACCCGGCGCAAAAAAGCTGAAAAGCAGCAAAAAGAGATCACGCTGACCCTTGAAGAAAAAGTAAAGCAAAGAACGGCGGAACTGGAAGATATGAATGCCACTTTGAGAATATTGCTGAAAAAAAGAGAAGAAGATAAAAATGAAATCGGAGAAAATATCTTTGCCAATCACAAACTCATCCTGGCCCCCATCATCGAGAATCTGAAAAAAAACCTGACCCTGGAAAGCCAGAAGGATATGATGGATATCCTGGAAACGGAGTTGAAAAATATCATTTCGCCTTTTTCAAAAAAATTATCCGATCACATGGTGAATTTAACGCCCATGGAAATTCATGTCGCCGATCTGGTGAAGTTCGGAAAAACCAATAAAGAGATTTCGGAAATCACGCACAGCTCCATCCACACCATCTCCCGCCATCGCGAAAATATCCGGAAAAAGATCGGCTTGAAAAACAAAAAAATAAATCTTCGCTCCTTTCTCCTGACGCTGGAATAA
- a CDS encoding glycosyltransferase family 4 protein — translation MTMTPKQDEEIKSIAVIGNYLPRQCGIATFTSDLVEGLSSLSPNIDCWTVAMNDTFKGYPYPEKVRFEINQNILADYGVASQFLNISEVDIVCIQHEFGIFGGAAGSHLLKLLGDLHMPVVTTLHTVLKDPAPEYRDVMCKLSDLSDKLVVMSHKAKGFLEDIYGVPREKIAFIHHGIPDMPFIDSSFNKDKFEVEGKKVLLTFGLLSPSKGIEIALQALPAVLKKHPDVVYIILGRTHPHVLKSDGEAYRIMLQQMVHKLGINRHVIFQNSFTALRELGEFLGIADLYISPYPEEAQITSGTLAYAMGTGKAIISTPYWYAVEMLADGRGKIVPFKDPNALAEQINALLDNDGQRHAMRKKAYTFTREAVWKEVSKRYLEVFKEVRQNRIRHPRPRYSYIKNVEAITRFDLPEIKLDHLKAMTDDTGLFQHANHTIPDRAHGYCTDDNARALLTAVLGQKYLPANGFGLDALAGHYLGFLLYAFDEKKGRFRNFMDYSRQWVKETGSEDSHGRSLWCLGKAVAYLENPSHMAVSTVLFKKALGVAEHFFAPRAVAFTLIGLDAYLGKFCGDSDARRIRDILADRLFVQFKDHGTTDWPWPEDGLNYANAKLPQALILSGKRMQRSDMVDMGLVSLKWLLAVQTHDHHFAPIGSNGWYQKGEKRTRFDQQPIEAKAMVDACVDAYNITRDRQWFENSVMSFNWFLGHNDLNMPLYDPRTGGCRDGLMVDGINQNQGAESTLAWLLSLLNLQKLYADEILNQPPLFQSPGY, via the coding sequence ATGACAATGACACCGAAACAGGATGAAGAGATCAAGTCCATTGCCGTCATCGGCAATTATCTGCCCCGGCAGTGCGGCATTGCCACCTTTACCAGCGATCTGGTGGAAGGATTGTCCTCTTTGTCGCCGAACATCGATTGCTGGACGGTGGCAATGAATGACACATTTAAAGGATATCCCTACCCTGAAAAAGTCCGCTTTGAAATCAACCAGAACATTTTGGCGGATTACGGGGTTGCATCCCAGTTTTTAAATATCAGCGAGGTTGATATCGTCTGCATCCAGCATGAATTCGGTATTTTCGGCGGCGCTGCCGGCAGTCATCTGCTCAAACTGCTGGGCGACCTTCACATGCCCGTGGTGACAACGTTGCATACGGTGTTAAAAGACCCTGCCCCGGAATACCGGGATGTCATGTGCAAACTCAGTGATCTGTCGGACAAACTCGTGGTCATGAGCCATAAGGCAAAAGGGTTCCTGGAAGATATCTATGGGGTCCCCCGGGAGAAAATCGCCTTTATCCATCACGGGATACCGGACATGCCCTTTATCGATTCCAGCTTTAACAAAGATAAATTTGAAGTGGAAGGCAAAAAAGTATTGCTGACCTTTGGCCTTTTGTCTCCGAGCAAAGGCATTGAAATCGCGTTGCAGGCCCTTCCCGCCGTCCTTAAAAAACATCCGGATGTGGTCTATATCATTCTGGGCCGCACCCATCCCCATGTCTTGAAATCTGATGGGGAAGCCTACCGGATCATGCTCCAGCAGATGGTTCACAAACTGGGGATCAACCGGCATGTCATTTTTCAAAACAGTTTTACGGCCTTGCGGGAACTGGGTGAATTTCTCGGCATTGCCGATCTGTATATCTCCCCATATCCTGAAGAGGCCCAGATTACCTCCGGGACCCTGGCCTATGCCATGGGAACGGGCAAGGCCATTATTTCAACCCCGTATTGGTATGCCGTTGAAATGCTGGCGGACGGCCGGGGAAAAATCGTGCCCTTTAAAGATCCAAACGCCCTGGCAGAACAGATCAATGCCCTTCTGGACAATGACGGCCAACGGCATGCCATGCGCAAAAAAGCCTATACCTTTACACGTGAAGCCGTGTGGAAAGAGGTGTCAAAGCGCTATCTGGAGGTTTTCAAAGAGGTCCGTCAAAACCGCATCCGCCATCCGCGGCCCAGGTATTCCTATATTAAAAACGTTGAGGCCATCACCCGTTTCGATCTGCCCGAGATCAAGCTGGATCATCTCAAGGCCATGACCGATGACACAGGTCTTTTCCAGCATGCCAATCATACCATCCCGGACAGGGCCCATGGATACTGCACGGATGATAATGCCAGGGCCCTGCTGACGGCTGTCCTGGGGCAAAAATACCTGCCGGCCAACGGATTTGGCCTGGATGCCCTGGCCGGCCATTATCTGGGGTTTCTTTTATATGCCTTTGATGAAAAAAAAGGCCGGTTCCGCAATTTTATGGACTATTCCCGGCAGTGGGTGAAAGAGACCGGGTCTGAAGATTCCCATGGCCGGTCGCTCTGGTGCCTGGGAAAGGCCGTGGCCTATCTGGAAAATCCCAGCCACATGGCCGTGAGCACGGTGTTGTTCAAAAAGGCCCTGGGGGTTGCGGAACATTTTTTTGCCCCCCGGGCCGTGGCGTTCACTCTCATCGGTCTGGATGCCTACCTGGGCAAATTTTGTGGAGACAGCGATGCCAGAAGGATCAGGGATATTCTGGCGGACCGGCTGTTTGTCCAGTTTAAAGATCATGGGACCACAGACTGGCCCTGGCCTGAAGATGGTTTAAATTATGCCAATGCCAAACTGCCCCAGGCCCTGATTTTGTCCGGAAAAAGGATGCAGCGCAGCGATATGGTGGATATGGGGCTTGTTTCCCTTAAATGGCTTCTGGCCGTCCAGACCCATGATCATCATTTTGCGCCCATCGGCAGCAACGGCTGGTATCAGAAAGGGGAAAAAAGGACCCGGTTCGACCAGCAGCCCATTGAAGCCAAAGCCATGGTCGATGCCTGCGTGGACGCCTATAATATCACCCGGGACCGGCAGTGGTTTGAAAACAGCGTCATGAGTTTTAACTGGTTTCTCGGGCACAATGATCTGAATATGCCCCTGTATGACCCCAGGACCGGCGGTTGCCGGGACGGGCTTATGGTGGACGGCATCAACCAGAATCAGGGGGCCGAATCCACGCTGGCATGGCTTTTATCCTTGCTGAACCTGCAAAAGCTCTATGCCGATGAAATACTCAACCAACCGCCGTTATTCCAGTCCCCCGGATATTAA
- a CDS encoding glycosyltransferase: MRIAMLSPIAWRTPPVHYGPWEKVASLLTEGLVKRGLDVTLFATKDSLTHATLHAVCAKGYEEDPTIIPKVSECLHISELFDHADAFDIIHNHFDFLPLTYTGLTRTPVVTTIHGFSSPQILPVFKKYNKKTFYVSISDADRNPDLDYIRTIHHGIDLAEFDFQPHPEDYLLFLGRFHPDKGAKEAIEVARASGRKLIMAGIIQDETYFNAHIKPVIDGDQVTYLGSIGPEKRNEVLGKAAALLHLINFDEPFGLSVIESMACGTPVIAVNRGSMPELIRDKENGFLVSNIQEAIRAVDRISGIDRAFCRKTVSDHFTVDHMVDNYIQVYEKICEMTKREDHRPWGFYRILSDENTFKNKKITVYPGKRLSLQRHQHRDEHWFVVSGKGICTLDGAENRLVAGQSINIPRKSVHRIQNDGIKNLVFTEVQTGDYFGEDDIERLEDDFGRN; the protein is encoded by the coding sequence ATGCGCATTGCCATGCTGTCCCCCATTGCCTGGCGGACGCCGCCCGTGCACTACGGCCCCTGGGAAAAAGTGGCCTCCCTTTTAACGGAAGGCCTGGTGAAACGGGGCCTTGATGTCACCCTGTTCGCCACAAAAGATTCTTTGACCCATGCTACCCTGCATGCGGTTTGCGCGAAAGGATATGAAGAAGATCCCACCATCATCCCAAAGGTGTCTGAATGCCTTCATATTTCCGAACTGTTTGATCATGCCGACGCATTCGACATCATTCACAACCATTTTGATTTTCTGCCCTTAACCTATACGGGACTGACCCGCACCCCCGTGGTCACCACCATCCACGGGTTTTCATCCCCGCAGATTCTGCCGGTGTTTAAAAAATACAACAAAAAAACCTTTTATGTGTCCATCAGCGATGCCGACCGAAACCCGGATCTTGATTATATCAGGACCATTCATCACGGGATTGATCTGGCGGAATTTGATTTTCAGCCCCATCCTGAAGATTATCTTTTGTTTCTGGGCCGGTTCCACCCGGATAAGGGGGCCAAAGAGGCCATCGAAGTTGCCCGGGCCTCGGGCAGAAAACTGATCATGGCCGGGATCATCCAGGATGAGACCTATTTCAATGCACATATCAAACCGGTGATCGATGGGGACCAGGTAACCTATCTGGGAAGCATCGGGCCGGAAAAAAGAAATGAGGTGCTGGGCAAGGCCGCAGCGTTGCTGCATCTCATCAATTTTGACGAACCCTTCGGCCTGAGTGTCATTGAATCCATGGCCTGCGGCACCCCCGTGATTGCCGTCAACCGGGGCAGCATGCCAGAACTGATCCGGGACAAGGAGAACGGGTTCCTGGTTTCCAATATTCAAGAGGCAATCCGTGCAGTTGACCGTATCAGCGGCATTGACCGGGCATTTTGCCGGAAAACCGTTTCCGATCATTTCACGGTTGATCATATGGTTGATAACTATATCCAGGTGTATGAAAAGATCTGTGAAATGACAAAGCGGGAAGATCACCGGCCCTGGGGATTTTACCGGATTCTTTCCGATGAAAATACGTTTAAGAATAAAAAAATAACGGTGTATCCGGGAAAACGCTTGAGCCTCCAGCGTCATCAGCACAGGGATGAACACTGGTTTGTGGTCAGCGGAAAAGGCATCTGCACCCTGGATGGCGCAGAAAATAGGCTTGTGGCCGGACAATCCATAAATATCCCGCGTAAATCCGTTCACAGAATTCAAAATGACGGCATAAAAAATCTCGTATTTACGGAAGTTCAGACCGGCGATTATTTTGGTGAAGATGATATTGAACGCCTGGAAGATGATTTTGGCAGAAATTAA
- a CDS encoding two-component system sensor histidine kinase NtrB: MNKKDMIQEKFDELRREAEALMMEKGFESQSVVDRDHLELIQELQTIQVELELQNEELQRSQQELMEFKTRYTELYDFTPVGYVCLDKKGVIRNANLTLADMLSLERSSLIDQPLTRHVFFEDQDIYYGHLKDLAESKQRQICELRMKKSDGTLVDVQLESTVFPYQSWRPEQFRTVIIDITERKQMEKEQDALRGRLYQSHKMESIRTIAGGIAHDFNNILFIIIGNIDMAVEETKDWHPVYPKLQRIRNAAERAAGIVKLLLNFSRTSDEKQTPVDLIDVIKDSLVLLRASIPTFIDIHTKFPDQPVMILSDKIQIGQILMNLCTNASQAMEKTGGLLEIRVETKILPEGAAEDCPAGKYAEMMVKDNGPGIDPGILNRIFDPYFTTRAVGKGSGLGLAVVYTIVKNHKGTITVQNRPEGGTLFTMRFPVVDRKPETKIKSMNDSFHGTERILFVDDEVNIAEMAQEALKLFDYRVEAMVRPGRCAGAV; the protein is encoded by the coding sequence ATGAACAAAAAAGACATGATCCAGGAAAAATTTGATGAATTGCGCCGAGAGGCGGAAGCGTTGATGATGGAAAAAGGGTTTGAAAGCCAGTCCGTGGTCGACCGTGATCACCTTGAACTGATTCAGGAACTCCAGACCATTCAGGTTGAGCTGGAACTGCAAAATGAGGAGTTGCAGCGCTCCCAGCAGGAACTCATGGAATTTAAAACGCGGTATACGGAACTGTATGATTTTACCCCTGTGGGGTATGTCTGCCTGGATAAAAAAGGCGTGATCCGCAATGCCAACCTGACTTTGGCCGACATGCTGTCATTGGAAAGAAGTTCGCTGATCGACCAGCCTTTAACCCGTCATGTTTTTTTCGAAGACCAGGATATCTATTACGGGCATCTGAAAGATCTGGCCGAGTCGAAACAGCGGCAGATATGTGAACTGCGCATGAAAAAATCAGACGGCACCCTTGTGGATGTGCAGCTGGAAAGCACGGTGTTTCCATATCAAAGCTGGAGACCGGAACAATTCAGAACCGTGATCATTGACATCACTGAACGCAAACAGATGGAAAAGGAACAAGACGCGTTACGGGGACGGCTTTATCAGAGTCATAAAATGGAGTCCATCCGGACCATTGCCGGCGGGATTGCCCATGATTTCAACAATATCTTGTTCATTATCATCGGGAATATTGACATGGCCGTTGAAGAAACCAAAGACTGGCATCCGGTCTATCCCAAACTCCAAAGAATCCGGAACGCTGCCGAGCGGGCCGCAGGAATTGTCAAGCTGCTCTTGAACTTCAGCCGGACCTCGGACGAAAAACAAACCCCCGTGGACTTGATTGATGTGATCAAAGATTCGCTTGTTTTACTGCGGGCGTCCATCCCGACCTTCATCGATATTCATACGAAATTCCCGGATCAGCCAGTGATGATTCTTTCGGACAAGATCCAGATCGGCCAGATTCTGATGAATTTATGCACCAATGCTTCCCAGGCAATGGAAAAGACCGGGGGACTTCTCGAGATCAGGGTGGAAACAAAAATTTTGCCGGAAGGGGCTGCTGAAGACTGTCCGGCCGGGAAGTATGCAGAGATGATGGTGAAAGACAACGGCCCTGGAATTGATCCCGGCATCCTGAACCGTATTTTTGATCCCTATTTTACCACCCGGGCCGTGGGAAAAGGGTCCGGCCTGGGACTGGCCGTTGTTTACACCATTGTTAAAAATCACAAAGGGACCATTACCGTTCAAAACCGGCCGGAAGGCGGGACCCTGTTTACGATGCGCTTCCCCGTGGTGGACCGGAAACCCGAGACAAAGATCAAATCCATGAATGATTCGTTTCATGGCACGGAGCGAATCCTTTTTGTGGATGATGAGGTGAACATTGCCGAGATGGCTCAGGAAGCATTGAAATTGTTTGATTACAGGGTCGAAGCCATGGTCAGACCCGGAAGATGCGCTGGCGCTGTTTAA
- a CDS encoding DUF948 domain-containing protein gives MQGSITWNELGVFIIFVFFAVAGGYAVITLKNVNRLVKEAAGLLQKNKDQLNEIIPNIHEISVNTKSMSKNLKKSVEEAGEAVRTISHETTDTVLTITETADSLAKYALVIGEIVQIVVNMFSSSEKGVK, from the coding sequence ATGCAAGGTTCCATTACCTGGAATGAACTGGGCGTATTTATTATTTTTGTGTTTTTTGCAGTGGCCGGCGGCTATGCCGTTATCACGTTGAAAAACGTGAACCGGCTTGTCAAAGAAGCCGCAGGTCTGCTGCAAAAAAACAAAGACCAGTTGAACGAGATTATTCCCAATATTCATGAAATTTCAGTGAATACAAAAAGCATGAGCAAGAATTTAAAAAAAAGTGTTGAAGAGGCGGGAGAGGCCGTCCGGACGATTTCCCATGAAACAACGGATACGGTATTGACCATTACTGAAACGGCGGATTCCCTGGCAAAATATGCCCTGGTGATCGGAGAAATCGTTCAGATAGTGGTCAATATGTTTTCATCCAGTGAGAAAGGAGTAAAATAA
- a CDS encoding sigma-54 interaction domain-containing protein, which translates to MQKAFINVFNNVLGSVREPLLVLDNSHKVVGANPSFYKNFCVTQENTEGALIYDLGNGQWNIPKLRELLEEVLPQNCVFNDFEVEHSFENIGPKIMHLNARKINLKSIDAQLILLAIEDVTEREHYKRNLEEIVEARTSELALARQAAEKEKETAETALLEIQKLKKQLEGEKAYLTEEIKLEHNHENIIGKSDALKYVLYKVEQIAATHTTVLVLGETGTGKELVARAVHHSSPRRKRALVKINCAALPANLIENELFGHEKGAFTGSSARQLGRFEIANGATLFLDEIGELPLELQGKLLRVIQDGEFERLGSPHTIKVDARIIAATNRNLEQEVKKGNFREDLWYRLNVFPITMPPLRDRIEDIPLLVAFYVKKIARRLGKDTPIVPKLMMDTFLNYDWPGNVRELENILERAVIISSGPKLRMVDDFNKPLASLGNTHKIKESKTLEQVEHDHIVQVLEQTNWKVSGKNSATQILGLNRSTLRARMRKLDIIKP; encoded by the coding sequence ATGCAAAAAGCGTTTATAAACGTATTTAACAATGTCCTGGGATCGGTGCGTGAACCCCTTCTGGTACTGGATAACAGTCATAAGGTGGTCGGCGCCAACCCGTCTTTTTACAAAAATTTCTGTGTCACCCAGGAAAATACGGAAGGTGCATTGATCTATGATCTTGGCAACGGGCAATGGAATATCCCCAAACTCAGGGAATTGCTGGAAGAGGTGCTGCCCCAGAATTGTGTATTCAATGATTTTGAAGTGGAACATTCTTTTGAAAATATCGGCCCCAAGATCATGCATCTGAATGCCAGAAAAATCAACCTGAAATCAATCGATGCCCAGCTGATTCTTCTGGCCATCGAGGATGTGACGGAGCGGGAACATTATAAGCGGAACCTTGAAGAGATTGTGGAAGCCCGCACATCTGAACTTGCCCTGGCCAGACAGGCGGCGGAAAAAGAAAAGGAAACCGCAGAAACAGCCCTGCTGGAAATACAAAAGCTGAAAAAGCAGCTGGAAGGGGAAAAAGCGTATCTGACCGAAGAGATCAAACTGGAACACAACCATGAAAATATCATCGGTAAAAGCGATGCACTCAAATACGTGCTCTATAAGGTCGAACAGATTGCCGCCACCCATACCACGGTCCTGGTTCTGGGCGAAACCGGAACGGGAAAGGAACTTGTGGCCCGGGCCGTTCATCACAGCAGTCCGCGCAGAAAAAGGGCTTTGGTCAAAATCAACTGCGCCGCATTGCCGGCCAACCTGATTGAAAACGAATTGTTCGGTCATGAAAAAGGGGCGTTTACCGGTTCCAGCGCCAGGCAGCTGGGACGGTTCGAGATTGCAAACGGGGCCACGCTCTTTCTGGATGAAATCGGAGAACTGCCCCTGGAGTTGCAGGGCAAACTGCTTCGCGTGATCCAGGACGGGGAGTTTGAACGCCTGGGCAGCCCCCATACCATCAAGGTGGACGCCAGGATCATTGCCGCCACCAATCGGAATCTGGAACAGGAAGTAAAAAAAGGCAATTTCCGGGAAGATCTCTGGTACCGGCTGAATGTGTTTCCCATTACCATGCCGCCCCTTCGGGACCGAATAGAGGACATCCCGCTTCTGGTGGCTTTTTATGTCAAAAAAATTGCCAGGCGCCTGGGTAAAGATACCCCCATTGTTCCCAAACTGATGATGGATACATTTTTAAATTATGACTGGCCGGGAAATGTCCGGGAGCTGGAGAATATTCTGGAGCGTGCCGTGATCATTTCGTCAGGCCCGAAACTGCGCATGGTGGATGATTTTAACAAGCCGCTGGCTTCTTTAGGCAACACCCATAAAATAAAGGAATCAAAAACACTGGAACAAGTGGAACACGACCATATTGTCCAGGTTCTGGAACAGACCAACTGGAAAGTCAGCGGGAAAAACAGTGCAACCCAGATTCTCGGACTCAACCGCAGCACCCTGCGCGCCCGGATGCGAAAGCTGGATATCATAAAACCCTGA
- a CDS encoding response regulator encodes MITGSKPWSDPEDALALFKLNPGYFDAVITDMTMPKMTGAKLAEELIRIRPDIPIVLCTGHSSLIDEEKARQLGIAAYMMKPVSMSKIAETIRKLMDQKN; translated from the coding sequence TTGATTACAGGGTCGAAGCCATGGTCAGACCCGGAAGATGCGCTGGCGCTGTTTAAATTGAACCCCGGCTATTTTGATGCGGTCATTACGGATATGACCATGCCCAAAATGACGGGTGCGAAACTGGCTGAAGAATTGATCCGGATCCGGCCCGATATCCCCATTGTTCTGTGCACGGGCCACAGCTCCCTGATTGATGAGGAAAAAGCCCGGCAACTGGGAATTGCGGCCTATATGATGAAACCGGTCTCCATGTCGAAAATTGCCGAAACCATACGAAAACTGATGGATCAAAAAAATTAA
- a CDS encoding YtxH domain-containing protein, whose amino-acid sequence MMLNELANQVIKLKRLRTEDVRRNRTRNLVLGAGIGSVVGVAAGILFAPKSGRETRHLIADRTGQTIKNLKDNVAATKEKIVASAKETKEKPSE is encoded by the coding sequence ATGATGTTGAATGAACTGGCCAATCAGGTGATAAAACTGAAGCGTTTGCGAACGGAAGATGTCCGGCGAAACAGAACCAGAAATCTGGTCCTGGGGGCCGGTATCGGCTCCGTGGTGGGCGTTGCCGCCGGCATCCTGTTTGCCCCGAAATCCGGCAGAGAAACCCGGCATCTCATTGCCGACCGGACCGGTCAAACCATTAAAAATCTGAAAGACAATGTGGCGGCCACCAAAGAGAAAATCGTGGCTTCGGCTAAGGAAACCAAAGAAAAACCTTCAGAATAG
- a CDS encoding B12-binding domain-containing radical SAM protein, with amino-acid sequence MKILFIYPEFPDTFWSFTHALSFIGKKAAFPPLGLITVAALVPENWEKRLKDTNVERLKDKDIAWADLVFIGGMAVQRTSTRQIIDRCKTLNVTVVAGGPLFTCEPEAFMDVDHLVLDEAELTLPEFLSDLGNGRVKKIYRADGFCDPDDTPVPLWGLLNMKRYASMSLQFSRGCPFNCDFCNVTALFGHIPRLKKADRIILELDHIYAAGWRGSIFFVDDNFIGNKGYLKKHLLPALIDWRKDKKGCVFFTESSINLADDPELLDMMVKAGFDSVFIGIESPDEVSLAECHKIQNKNRNLLESVGIIHRSGMQVMGGFIVGFDSDGPSIFQRQIDFIQKSGIVTAMVGMLQAIPGTRLFDRLQQESRVAQSFSGDNVNGTTNIIPKMGMDNLLNGYQAIMKQIYQPKNYYRRIRTLLLELKAPEIVASIDFQRFLSFFRAGLRLGVFGKERFHYWNLIAWTLVRKPKLVPTAITLSIYGYHYRKICERYIFEKKRV; translated from the coding sequence ATGAAAATTTTATTCATTTACCCTGAATTTCCGGATACGTTCTGGTCTTTCACCCATGCCTTAAGCTTTATCGGAAAAAAAGCGGCTTTTCCGCCGCTGGGATTGATCACTGTGGCGGCCCTGGTGCCTGAAAACTGGGAGAAACGCCTGAAGGATACGAATGTGGAGCGCCTCAAAGACAAGGATATTGCCTGGGCCGATCTGGTGTTTATCGGCGGCATGGCCGTTCAGCGCACATCCACCCGGCAGATCATCGATCGCTGTAAAACATTGAATGTCACGGTTGTGGCCGGCGGGCCGCTGTTTACTTGTGAACCCGAAGCGTTCATGGACGTGGACCACCTGGTGCTGGATGAAGCAGAACTGACCCTGCCTGAATTTTTGTCGGATCTTGGCAACGGCCGGGTAAAAAAAATATACCGGGCCGACGGATTCTGTGATCCTGATGACACCCCCGTGCCTTTGTGGGGGCTGTTAAACATGAAACGATATGCATCCATGAGCTTGCAGTTTTCCAGGGGCTGCCCCTTTAACTGCGATTTCTGTAACGTGACGGCCTTGTTCGGCCACATCCCCCGGTTAAAAAAAGCCGACCGGATCATCCTGGAACTGGATCATATTTATGCGGCAGGCTGGCGGGGCAGTATCTTTTTTGTGGATGATAATTTTATCGGCAATAAAGGGTATTTAAAAAAACATCTGCTCCCGGCCCTGATTGACTGGCGCAAAGATAAAAAAGGCTGTGTGTTTTTTACGGAATCCTCCATCAATCTGGCGGATGATCCTGAACTTTTAGACATGATGGTAAAAGCCGGGTTTGATTCCGTGTTCATCGGCATTGAATCCCCGGATGAGGTCAGTTTGGCCGAATGTCATAAAATTCAGAATAAGAACAGAAATCTTCTGGAAAGCGTGGGCATCATCCACCGGTCCGGGATGCAGGTCATGGGCGGTTTCATTGTCGGGTTTGACAGTGACGGGCCGTCCATTTTTCAGCGCCAGATCGATTTTATCCAGAAAAGCGGCATTGTCACGGCCATGGTGGGCATGCTCCAGGCCATTCCCGGAACCCGGCTGTTTGACCGGCTGCAGCAGGAAAGCCGGGTGGCACAATCCTTTTCCGGGGACAATGTAAACGGCACCACCAATATCATCCCCAAGATGGGCATGGACAATCTGCTCAACGGATACCAGGCCATCATGAAACAGATCTATCAGCCGAAAAACTATTACCGCCGGATCAGGACCTTATTGCTGGAGCTCAAAGCCCCTGAAATCGTAGCGTCGATTGATTTTCAGCGGTTTCTTTCCTTTTTCAGGGCCGGGTTGCGGCTCGGGGTTTTCGGAAAAGAACGGTTCCACTACTGGAATCTGATTGCCTGGACCCTGGTCCGAAAACCAAAACTGGTGCCCACAGCCATCACCCTTTCCATTTACGGGTATCATTACCGGAAAATCTGCGAGCGGTATATTTTTGAAAAGAAACGCGTATGA